Proteins found in one Paenibacillus sp. FSL R10-2782 genomic segment:
- the mntR gene encoding transcriptional regulator MntR — MPTPSMEDYLERIYQLIDEKGYARVSDIAEGLEVHPSSVTKMIQKLDKDDYLVYEKYRGLILTPKGKKVGKRLVDRHQLLEQFLDMIGVDKDLIYKDVEGIEHHLSWDSITRIETLVEYFRRDEDRLRQLHDIHKELSGDS; from the coding sequence GTGCCAACGCCAAGCATGGAAGATTATTTGGAGCGCATTTACCAGCTGATTGATGAGAAGGGATACGCCCGTGTCTCGGATATCGCTGAGGGTCTGGAGGTCCATCCTTCGTCCGTTACCAAGATGATCCAGAAGCTGGATAAGGACGACTATCTCGTATATGAGAAATATCGGGGATTAATTTTAACACCCAAAGGGAAAAAGGTCGGCAAACGGCTGGTTGATCGCCACCAGTTACTAGAGCAATTTCTGGATATGATTGGGGTCGACAAGGACCTGATCTATAAAGATGTGGAAGGTATTGAGCACCATTTAAGCTGGGATTCCATCACCCGCATTGAGACATTGGTCGAATATTTCCGCCGGGATGAAGATCGTTTGCGCCAGCTTCACGATATACACAAGGAATTGAGTGGTGATTCCTGA
- a CDS encoding cytochrome c biogenesis protein CcdA, with product MTDVNAGLAIIAGMVSFFSPCCLPLYPSYLSYMTGMSTRELAEGRHKAEVRYRTMGHTLAFVLGFSVVFYSLGASVGLLGEWFGNYKDTLRVVAGILILAMGLVSIGVIRPLILMREHKLRWTWKPAGYAGSFVIGIGFAAGWSPCIGPMLTAIIALAAVEHHTWFKLVTGYALGFAIPFFALALLAGSVRLSSRYTSIIVKTGGILLVITGILLVTDHMTDVTLFLQRITPDWMLVM from the coding sequence ATGACGGATGTTAACGCCGGGTTGGCGATCATAGCAGGAATGGTTTCTTTTTTCTCACCTTGCTGTTTGCCACTGTACCCCTCTTATTTATCTTATATGACGGGTATGTCGACACGTGAACTGGCCGAAGGACGGCATAAGGCTGAGGTGCGTTACCGTACGATGGGACATACCCTAGCTTTTGTACTGGGCTTTTCCGTTGTGTTTTATTCCTTGGGTGCAAGCGTAGGGTTGCTGGGAGAATGGTTTGGCAATTATAAGGATACGCTAAGAGTGGTTGCGGGGATACTGATCTTGGCGATGGGGCTGGTATCTATTGGTGTGATACGGCCTTTGATTTTAATGCGGGAGCATAAGCTTCGCTGGACATGGAAGCCTGCCGGTTATGCCGGTTCCTTTGTGATCGGAATCGGATTTGCGGCAGGCTGGTCTCCCTGTATCGGTCCCATGCTGACGGCTATTATCGCTTTAGCGGCAGTAGAGCATCATACCTGGTTCAAGCTGGTCACAGGCTACGCGCTTGGTTTTGCGATTCCATTTTTTGCATTGGCTTTACTGGCTGGCTCTGTTCGTTTATCCTCGCGTTACACGTCGATTATCGTTAAAACAGGCGGTATACTGCTTGTTATCACCGGTATTTTGCTGGTAACCGATCATATGACAGATGTAACATTGTTTTTACAACGGATTACCCCGGATTGGATGCTGGTTATGTGA
- the efp gene encoding elongation factor P, which translates to MINVNDFKTGLTVEVDGDIFTVLDFQHVKPGKGAAFVRSKLKNLRNGNTVERTFRAGETIGRAQIENRGVSYLYASADEHTFMDNETYDQFNLSSDQLKWELNFLQENMNVNIISYNGEILGINLPNSVELKVIDTEPGIKGNTATGATKNAKVETGLNVQVPLFINQDDVLLIDTRDGKYISRA; encoded by the coding sequence GTGATTAACGTAAATGATTTCAAAACAGGCTTGACCGTCGAGGTAGACGGAGATATTTTTACAGTACTGGACTTCCAACACGTAAAACCAGGTAAAGGTGCGGCATTCGTGCGCTCCAAGCTGAAAAACCTGCGTAATGGTAACACGGTTGAACGTACATTCCGTGCAGGTGAAACGATTGGTCGTGCGCAAATTGAAAACCGTGGTGTGTCTTACCTCTATGCGAGCGCTGACGAGCATACATTTATGGACAACGAAACATACGATCAATTCAACCTTTCCAGTGATCAACTGAAATGGGAACTTAACTTCCTGCAAGAAAACATGAATGTAAACATCATTAGCTATAATGGTGAAATTCTCGGGATTAACCTGCCTAACAGCGTAGAGCTGAAGGTTATTGACACGGAGCCGGGTATTAAAGGCAACACGGCTACAGGTGCTACCAAAAATGCTAAAGTTGAAACAGGACTGAACGTTCAGGTTCCTTTGTTCATCAACCAGGATGATGTACTGCTGATTGATACACGCGATGGTAAATATATTTCCCGCGCATAA
- a CDS encoding YqhR family membrane protein: protein MSETYSIPKAGHDQDQTRESQDERDHNNNNTRRGRQQSGKIHTPLIPFALELGFFAGLLWGLLRWLFYTLHFTVVAPGFLAEPFFKHSFMKTTAGHLVGLLFFIALSVVASLVYTFMFRSYKGPLPGIVYGLVWWVILFVLTGPKLGMMNPLHRLTWDSIYTEICVFILWGLFIGYTVAVEYTDERKREPEEAGD, encoded by the coding sequence ATGAGTGAAACCTACTCCATACCCAAGGCAGGCCATGATCAGGACCAGACTCGCGAATCTCAGGATGAACGCGACCATAACAATAATAACACCCGTAGAGGCAGGCAGCAGTCGGGCAAAATACATACGCCCCTTATTCCTTTTGCACTCGAACTGGGATTTTTTGCGGGCTTGCTCTGGGGATTGCTGCGCTGGTTGTTTTATACATTGCATTTTACGGTAGTCGCACCGGGATTTTTGGCAGAGCCTTTTTTCAAGCATTCGTTCATGAAAACGACGGCAGGGCATCTGGTGGGTCTACTGTTTTTTATAGCATTATCAGTTGTAGCTTCGCTAGTGTACACATTTATGTTTCGTAGTTATAAGGGTCCCTTGCCTGGCATCGTTTACGGTCTGGTCTGGTGGGTTATTTTATTCGTGTTGACAGGTCCCAAGCTCGGGATGATGAATCCGCTTCATCGTTTGACCTGGGATTCCATATATACGGAAATTTGTGTGTTTATACTGTGGGGGCTATTTATCGGATACACCGTTGCTGTTGAGTATACGGACGAGAGAAAGCGCGAGCCTGAGGAAGCTGGGGACTGA
- a CDS encoding DUF1385 domain-containing protein yields MSQASKPVSYGGQAVIEGVMFGGKRVNVTAVRRKTGEITYLEVPRKEQSWVTKFRRIPLLRGIVSIIDSSAKGTKHLNYSADAYADDEIDPEERAEQKKKEESRWSLSMIIGVAAVGILSFLFGKIVLTLVPVVVEDFLFKNLFHEQILHNLAEGAIKLILLLAYLWGISQTPLIKRLFQYHGAEHKVITAYEAGEELTPANVQKYSRLHYRCGSSFIMLTVIIGVLVYSLFTYDNLWERMGQRLLLLPIVLGLSFEFLKLTNALREIPVLRYLGYPGLWLQLLTTKEPTDDQVEVSIASFKRMLELDAELENVPVKENFNSSVLDPVKG; encoded by the coding sequence TTGTCACAAGCATCCAAGCCTGTAAGCTACGGTGGTCAGGCTGTCATTGAAGGTGTCATGTTCGGCGGCAAGCGTGTCAATGTCACGGCAGTTCGCCGCAAAACTGGCGAAATCACATATTTGGAAGTACCGCGCAAGGAGCAATCCTGGGTGACCAAATTTCGCAGAATTCCGTTATTGCGGGGAATTGTAAGCATCATCGACTCCAGCGCCAAGGGTACAAAACATTTGAACTATTCAGCCGATGCGTATGCTGATGATGAAATTGACCCAGAAGAACGCGCTGAACAGAAGAAAAAAGAAGAATCCCGCTGGAGCCTGAGTATGATCATCGGTGTGGCCGCGGTCGGGATTTTATCCTTTTTATTCGGCAAAATTGTGTTAACCCTCGTTCCGGTTGTTGTGGAGGATTTCCTGTTTAAAAATTTATTTCACGAGCAGATTTTGCATAATCTGGCGGAAGGAGCCATTAAGCTGATTCTGCTGTTGGCCTATTTATGGGGAATTTCCCAAACTCCGTTGATCAAACGGCTTTTCCAGTATCACGGAGCAGAACATAAGGTGATTACCGCATATGAAGCGGGTGAAGAACTAACCCCTGCTAATGTGCAAAAATACAGTCGTCTGCATTACCGTTGTGGTAGCAGCTTTATCATGCTCACAGTGATCATCGGGGTACTTGTATATTCCCTGTTTACGTATGATAATCTGTGGGAGCGTATGGGACAGCGGCTTTTGCTGCTTCCAATCGTGTTGGGGCTTTCTTTTGAATTTCTCAAGCTAACAAATGCCCTGCGGGAAATTCCGGTACTCCGTTATTTGGGATACCCCGGCCTGTGGCTGCAACTACTTACCACCAAAGAACCGACCGATGATCAAGTAGAGGTATCCATTGCTTCGTTCAAGCGTATGCTGGAATTGGATGCCGAGTTGGAAAATGTACCTGTAAAGGAGAACTTCAACAGCTCGGTCCTTGATCCTGTGAAAGGATGA
- a CDS encoding patatin-like phospholipase family protein, whose amino-acid sequence MLINAVFQGGGVKGISLAGAVKAAEEHEIVFNRLAGTSSGAIVAALLAAGYSADEMKAVIEKTPLVSLLRRSPVFNIKWVGPAARIFLKKGLYSGEALEHWVRELLLAKGVRTFADLPPGKLRIIASDITNGRILVLPEDIKRFGMNTSSLEVAKAIRMSTSIPYFFDPVMLRLDPLHTKGKKFSQQFVFIVDGALLSNLPLWLFDEPVNEQKAKTIPTVGFQMVGKTGTETKVSYIRGPLTMLQAIFDTMLSAHDERYIEQENRYRTIKIPTLGIRTAQFNISPEQSNLLYESGVQAGDAFFHKWSIASYQQQYNKYQLMKDTMYAMK is encoded by the coding sequence ATGCTGATCAATGCTGTGTTCCAGGGTGGAGGGGTTAAGGGTATATCGCTGGCGGGTGCAGTCAAGGCTGCGGAGGAGCATGAAATTGTATTCAACCGCTTAGCGGGTACATCATCAGGTGCTATTGTAGCTGCTTTGTTGGCGGCAGGATATTCAGCAGATGAAATGAAAGCCGTGATCGAGAAAACCCCCTTGGTCAGCTTGTTACGGCGTTCTCCGGTGTTTAACATCAAATGGGTTGGACCGGCAGCTCGTATTTTTCTTAAAAAAGGGCTGTACTCTGGAGAAGCATTGGAGCATTGGGTGCGGGAGCTGTTGCTTGCCAAGGGAGTGCGTACGTTCGCTGATCTGCCTCCAGGCAAGTTGCGCATTATTGCTTCAGACATAACGAATGGACGCATACTGGTACTTCCTGAGGATATCAAACGTTTCGGCATGAATACCTCTTCACTGGAGGTGGCCAAGGCTATTCGGATGAGCACAAGCATCCCATATTTTTTCGACCCGGTTATGCTAAGACTTGATCCTTTGCATACGAAAGGCAAAAAATTCTCACAGCAATTTGTGTTTATTGTCGATGGGGCCTTGCTGAGTAATCTGCCTTTATGGCTTTTTGATGAGCCTGTAAATGAGCAAAAGGCCAAAACCATTCCAACAGTAGGCTTTCAGATGGTGGGCAAAACGGGAACCGAAACGAAGGTTTCGTATATACGGGGGCCATTGACGATGCTGCAAGCTATTTTTGATACGATGCTATCAGCACATGATGAGCGTTATATTGAGCAGGAGAATCGATATCGGACGATTAAAATCCCGACGCTGGGCATTCGCACAGCACAGTTCAACATTTCTCCTGAGCAAAGCAATTTGTTGTATGAATCTGGTGTGCAGGCAGGAGACGCTTTTTTCCACAAATGGAGCATCGCTTCTTACCAACAGCAGTATAACAAGTATCAATTAATGAAGGATACGATGTACGCCATGAAATAA
- the splB gene encoding spore photoproduct lyase, which produces MSTLERTPVKTKGTKPFVPDLVFFEPDALNYPKGQRIMDWVKAKGIPYRMTTSHNRITNLPGETEVEKYRMAKKTLVVGIRKTLTFDQSKPSAEYAIPISTGCMGHCHYCYLQTTLGAKPYIRVYVNTDDILSAAKGYIEERAPEITRFEAACTSDPVGLEHITGSLGELIRFMADEEFGRLRFVTKYHHVDPLLDIQHNGHTRIRFSINSDYVIKQFEPATSRFKERIEAAGKIARAGYPLGFIIAPIIWYDGWEEGYGELLRKLGETLPHDATKDLTFELIQHRFTKTSKAVIEKRYPKTKLEMDMEKRKKKWGRWGQNKYVYPDEQQNALREFITERIFEHFPLSRIEYFT; this is translated from the coding sequence ATGTCCACGCTTGAGCGTACTCCTGTCAAAACCAAAGGAACCAAACCGTTCGTGCCTGATCTGGTGTTTTTCGAGCCAGACGCACTGAATTATCCTAAGGGTCAGCGTATTATGGATTGGGTCAAAGCAAAAGGCATTCCGTATCGTATGACCACATCTCATAACCGGATTACCAATTTACCGGGCGAAACCGAAGTTGAAAAGTATCGAATGGCGAAAAAGACGTTGGTCGTCGGTATTCGCAAAACGCTAACTTTCGACCAGTCGAAGCCCTCTGCTGAATACGCCATTCCCATTTCGACCGGATGCATGGGACACTGCCACTATTGTTATTTGCAAACGACATTAGGGGCAAAGCCGTATATACGTGTCTATGTCAATACGGACGATATCTTATCGGCAGCAAAAGGCTATATCGAGGAACGTGCGCCCGAAATTACTCGTTTTGAAGCAGCCTGTACCTCCGATCCTGTTGGTTTGGAGCATATCACCGGATCGCTCGGAGAATTGATTCGTTTTATGGCAGATGAAGAATTTGGTCGCCTGCGTTTTGTTACCAAATATCATCATGTCGATCCACTGCTGGATATTCAGCATAATGGCCATACCCGCATTCGTTTTAGCATTAATTCCGATTATGTTATTAAACAGTTTGAGCCTGCGACTTCACGCTTCAAAGAACGTATTGAAGCAGCGGGTAAAATCGCCCGAGCCGGTTATCCGCTAGGCTTTATTATCGCCCCGATCATCTGGTATGACGGTTGGGAAGAAGGATACGGTGAACTGCTGCGCAAACTGGGGGAAACCTTGCCTCATGATGCCACAAAAGATCTGACGTTCGAATTGATCCAGCATCGTTTTACCAAAACGTCCAAGGCTGTAATTGAGAAGCGTTATCCCAAAACCAAGCTGGAAATGGACATGGAGAAGCGCAAGAAAAAATGGGGCCGTTGGGGACAAAATAAATACGTTTACCCTGATGAACAGCAAAACGCCCTGCGAGAATTTATCACTGAGCGCATTTTTGAACATTTTCCATTAAGTCGTATTGAGTATTTCACATAA
- a CDS encoding Xaa-Pro peptidase family protein produces the protein MKNDRVLKLRQALGEHDLRAILITSPVNRRYLTGFTGSSGYVLITESHSYLLTDFRYMTQAAEQAAGFTVVQHAAQVMETVKELLSSHQIGETGFEQDHVSVATHKAYSEDLSPVTLIPVSGIVEKLRVYKDAEELEVMQRAADLADATFAHILPYIKPGVSERELDLEMEFFMRKQGATSSSFDTIVASGVRSALPHGVASSKLVQAGELITFDFGALLDGYCSDVTRTVATQGDLSPQLREIYDIVLKAQLHALEHIKPGMTGREADALTRDIIASHGYGDNFGHSTGHGLGLEVHESTRLSKASDDILEPGMVVTVEPGIYVPGLGGVRIEDDIVITDSGIKVLTHSSKEFTVV, from the coding sequence ATGAAGAATGACCGGGTGTTAAAGCTGCGGCAGGCGCTGGGCGAGCATGATCTGCGGGCTATATTGATTACAAGCCCTGTCAACCGCCGATATTTGACAGGATTCACTGGTTCGTCGGGTTATGTGCTGATTACGGAATCTCACAGCTATCTGCTGACCGACTTTCGTTATATGACACAGGCGGCCGAGCAAGCGGCAGGCTTTACGGTGGTGCAGCACGCTGCGCAAGTCATGGAAACGGTGAAAGAGCTGTTGTCCTCCCATCAGATCGGCGAAACAGGCTTTGAGCAGGATCATGTATCTGTTGCGACGCATAAAGCTTACAGTGAAGATTTGTCCCCTGTTACATTGATTCCGGTATCGGGAATTGTAGAAAAGCTACGGGTATACAAGGATGCGGAAGAGCTGGAAGTAATGCAGCGGGCGGCGGATTTGGCAGATGCTACATTTGCACACATTTTGCCTTACATCAAACCGGGTGTCAGCGAGCGTGAGTTGGATCTGGAAATGGAATTCTTCATGCGCAAGCAGGGAGCTACGTCTTCCTCCTTTGACACGATTGTGGCATCCGGGGTTCGTTCGGCACTGCCTCACGGTGTAGCTAGCTCCAAGTTGGTACAAGCGGGCGAACTGATTACGTTTGATTTCGGTGCGTTGCTGGATGGCTACTGCTCCGATGTAACACGCACAGTAGCTACACAAGGGGATTTGTCGCCGCAGCTACGTGAGATCTACGATATTGTGCTCAAGGCGCAGCTTCACGCGCTGGAACATATTAAGCCAGGCATGACAGGCCGTGAAGCGGATGCGCTGACACGGGATATTATTGCAAGCCATGGCTATGGAGACAATTTCGGACACAGCACAGGTCATGGTCTGGGTCTGGAAGTCCATGAATCCACGCGTCTGTCGAAGGCAAGCGATGACATTCTGGAGCCTGGCATGGTTGTAACGGTTGAACCAGGTATTTATGTACCTGGATTGGGCGGCGTACGGATCGAGGATGATATCGTTATTACAGATAGCGGCATCAAGGTATTAACACATTCAAGCAAAGAATTTACAGTCGTTTAA
- a CDS encoding aspartate kinase yields the protein MSLYVMKFGGSSVGDTERMKRVAKRVVEKQSEGHQCVVVVSAMGDTTDELIDQAKLLNEQLPARELDMLMTTGEQISIALLSMAIQQLGHEAVSFTGWQAGFRTESEHGRARITDIQPQRVLDALSSNKIVVVAGFQGMSAEGDITTLGRGGSDTTAVALAAAIQADACEIYTDVDGIYSTDPRIVKVARKLKEISYDEMLELANLGAAVLHPRAVEYAKHNRVPLIVRSSFNHNEGTVVKEDAVMEQGVVVSGIAYDKNVARISILGVVDTPGVLAKVFGTLAGAKIDVDIIVQSGVEAGKADFSFTVALTDREAALKTLEGIRTGLPYREVTSEENLVKVSIVGAGMVSHPGVAAQMFAVLAEQGVSIKMVSTSEIKVSCVIEAGKLHGVIQALHTAYNLDTEEQAFVGGPQDRR from the coding sequence TTGTCTTTGTATGTCATGAAATTCGGAGGCAGTTCCGTCGGTGATACGGAGCGCATGAAACGCGTGGCAAAACGCGTTGTTGAGAAACAGAGTGAAGGGCATCAATGTGTAGTTGTTGTTTCTGCGATGGGGGACACAACAGACGAACTGATCGACCAGGCCAAATTGCTGAATGAGCAGTTGCCTGCACGTGAGTTGGATATGCTGATGACGACTGGCGAGCAAATTTCGATTGCATTGTTGTCGATGGCTATTCAGCAGTTGGGACATGAGGCGGTATCGTTTACAGGATGGCAGGCTGGTTTCCGTACGGAATCCGAGCATGGTCGGGCGAGAATTACGGACATCCAGCCTCAGCGGGTACTGGATGCACTAAGCAGCAATAAGATTGTCGTGGTTGCGGGTTTCCAGGGGATGTCTGCTGAAGGAGATATTACGACGCTGGGACGTGGTGGCTCTGACACGACGGCGGTTGCACTGGCGGCGGCGATTCAGGCAGATGCTTGCGAAATTTACACGGATGTGGATGGCATATATTCTACAGATCCACGGATCGTGAAGGTTGCCCGCAAGCTGAAAGAAATTTCCTATGATGAAATGCTGGAATTAGCTAATCTGGGTGCGGCAGTGTTGCATCCACGTGCGGTAGAATATGCGAAACATAACCGGGTACCGCTGATTGTGCGGTCCAGTTTTAACCATAATGAAGGAACGGTCGTAAAGGAGGATGCAGTAATGGAGCAGGGCGTAGTAGTCAGTGGGATTGCATATGATAAAAATGTAGCAAGAATCAGTATTTTGGGCGTAGTCGATACTCCTGGTGTACTGGCGAAAGTATTCGGAACGCTGGCGGGAGCCAAAATTGATGTAGACATTATTGTGCAAAGTGGTGTTGAGGCTGGCAAAGCAGACTTTTCCTTTACAGTGGCTCTAACGGATCGCGAAGCGGCCTTGAAGACGTTGGAAGGCATTCGCACAGGGCTTCCATACCGTGAAGTGACGTCTGAAGAAAACCTCGTCAAAGTATCCATCGTAGGTGCAGGCATGGTCAGCCATCCAGGCGTTGCAGCGCAAATGTTTGCTGTGTTGGCAGAACAAGGCGTGAGCATTAAAATGGTAAGCACATCTGAAATCAAGGTGTCGTGTGTGATCGAGGCTGGCAAACTCCATGGGGTTATTCAGGCGTTGCATACAGCGTACAATCTGGATACTGAGGAGCAAGCATTTGTA
- a CDS encoding family 10 glycosylhydrolase yields the protein MNWKKTWALAAGLLLAVQTAVVPGVQAAPNGEIEIILDGQPLKSDASPYIVQGANVTMVPLRVISEGLGAQVNWSASSGTVTITAQDKNISMENGGQSAIVNGKSVRLDASARMTSGRVMVPLRFVGEELGLKVDWQASERVITLNSGKVGAATGGTTSSGGGSSSNMSTSDNPGSVDTNQGINDDEQASVTSPSTSTNEGSSNSSQGHVVQVKASTSMRGAWISTINGDWPSSAARSSTEKQKQEFTKMLDDLQGMGINAVFVQVRASGDALYPSNLVPWSKYLTNTQGKNPGYDPLKFMISESHKRGMEFHAWFNPFRANSTGTTNGLAANHVANQHPDWIVKNGSQLYINPGIPAARQHVIDAIMEVVDGYDIDGVHLDDYFYPYSGTFDDDATFQAYNANKISNKDDWRRDNVNSFVRDLGKSIHASKSKVQFGISPFGVWRNKSQDLTGSDTKAGVTAYDTTFADVRTWINKGWIDYVAPQIYWSIGFPAAGYDKLVAWWSNEVKNSDVKLYIGHSPYKIGTPEKGWQSAEELIKQLKLNENYNQIKGDIYFSAQHLRKNPNGLIQLLQNYYQ from the coding sequence ATGAATTGGAAGAAAACATGGGCACTGGCTGCGGGTTTACTGCTGGCGGTGCAGACGGCAGTTGTGCCAGGAGTGCAAGCGGCTCCAAACGGAGAGATTGAAATCATATTGGACGGGCAACCACTGAAAAGTGATGCGTCGCCATACATTGTACAGGGAGCCAACGTAACGATGGTACCCTTGCGGGTGATCAGTGAGGGATTAGGCGCACAGGTTAACTGGTCAGCATCGTCCGGTACGGTAACCATTACAGCACAAGACAAGAACATTTCTATGGAAAACGGCGGACAGAGTGCTATAGTGAATGGCAAGTCAGTTCGATTGGACGCATCTGCGCGTATGACGAGCGGAAGAGTCATGGTGCCGCTGCGTTTTGTTGGGGAAGAGTTGGGATTAAAAGTGGACTGGCAAGCTTCAGAGCGAGTCATTACGTTAAATAGTGGTAAAGTGGGTGCCGCCACAGGCGGAACAACATCCTCTGGTGGCGGCTCCAGCTCCAATATGTCTACATCTGACAATCCGGGAAGTGTAGATACGAATCAGGGAATTAATGATGACGAGCAGGCGAGTGTCACTTCACCGTCTACATCAACCAATGAGGGTAGCTCCAATTCTTCGCAGGGACATGTCGTGCAAGTGAAAGCTTCTACTTCCATGCGTGGGGCTTGGATTTCTACGATTAACGGGGATTGGCCTTCTTCCGCCGCCCGAAGCAGCACCGAGAAGCAAAAGCAGGAATTTACCAAAATGCTTGATGATTTGCAGGGGATGGGTATTAATGCGGTTTTTGTTCAGGTCCGGGCCAGTGGGGATGCGCTGTATCCGTCCAATCTTGTGCCATGGAGCAAGTACCTGACGAATACCCAAGGTAAAAATCCGGGCTATGATCCTTTAAAATTTATGATTAGTGAATCGCACAAGCGGGGGATGGAGTTTCATGCATGGTTTAACCCTTTCCGCGCCAATTCTACAGGGACCACCAATGGTTTAGCTGCAAACCATGTCGCTAACCAACATCCGGATTGGATTGTTAAGAATGGCAGCCAGCTTTACATCAATCCGGGTATTCCCGCCGCTCGCCAGCATGTCATTGATGCGATTATGGAGGTTGTGGACGGATACGATATTGACGGCGTTCATTTGGATGACTATTTCTATCCATACAGCGGTACTTTTGATGATGATGCGACTTTTCAAGCTTATAATGCCAACAAAATCTCTAACAAAGACGACTGGCGGAGAGATAATGTGAACAGCTTTGTCCGTGATTTGGGCAAAAGCATTCATGCAAGCAAGTCCAAAGTGCAATTCGGTATTAGTCCTTTTGGAGTGTGGCGCAACAAGTCTCAGGACTTAACCGGATCAGATACGAAGGCAGGCGTTACAGCGTATGATACGACATTTGCCGATGTACGTACCTGGATTAACAAAGGCTGGATTGATTATGTAGCTCCACAGATTTATTGGAGTATCGGTTTCCCGGCCGCTGGCTATGACAAGCTTGTAGCATGGTGGTCCAATGAGGTCAAAAATTCAGATGTTAAGCTGTACATTGGACATTCTCCTTATAAAATCGGCACTCCTGAAAAGGGCTGGCAATCTGCCGAAGAGCTGATTAAGCAACTCAAGCTGAACGAAAATTATAACCAGATCAAAGGAGATATTTACTTTAGTGCCCAGCATTTAAGGAAAAATCCGAACGGACTTATTCAGCTTCTTCAAAATTATTATCAATAA